A stretch of Argiope bruennichi chromosome 10, qqArgBrue1.1, whole genome shotgun sequence DNA encodes these proteins:
- the LOC129987600 gene encoding protein krueppel-like has product MTHTQEKPYACKFCNKPFSEKRYVIRHLRTHTGEKKHTCELCNIHFAYKCDLTRHLYKHTGEKPYTCEFCNKSFSDKRYLKRHLRTHTKEKGYACDVCYRAFSHKSSLKRHLFRHTGEKS; this is encoded by the coding sequence atgaCGCATACGCAAGAGAAACCATATGCatgtaaattttgtaacaaacccTTTTCGGAAAAGAGGTATGTGATTAGACATTTACGGACGCATACGGGTGAGAAAAAGCATACATGTGAATTATGTAACATTCACTTTGCATATAAGTGTGATCTCACAAGACATTTATATAagcatacgggagagaaaccgtatacgtgtgaattttgtaataaatcctTTTCGGATAAGAGGTATTTGAAACGTCATTTACGGACGCATACGAAAGAAAAAGGGTATGCATGCGACGTTTGTTATAGAGCTTTTTCTCATAAATCGAGTTTGAAAAGGCATTTATTTAGGCATACGGGTGAGAAATCGTAG